A genomic region of Palaemon carinicauda isolate YSFRI2023 chromosome 22, ASM3689809v2, whole genome shotgun sequence contains the following coding sequences:
- the LOC137616756 gene encoding uncharacterized protein, with translation MPVSGRELALTARQVRSYRHTESGSGVGDFSQPKRRFRHIHMDVMGPLPPSGPARYLLTIIDRSTRWLKVTPMSEATTHACAEALLSGWISCFSVPQDITLDRGSAFMSEICLSLANLMRPTLHSTTAYNPAANGMVERTLGTLKAALMARCMDELWKAKLPWVVLGLRTAPRADDELSLAEKVYGEALTVPDEFFPATTDDTKLNRFPRCVSFPWTHFCKL, from the coding sequence ATGCCTGTGAGTGGGCGAGAACTTGCATTAACTGCCAGACAAGTAAGGTCATACCGCCATACTGAGTCGGGATCGGGAGTCGGCGATTTTTCCCAACCCAAGAGACGATTCAGACACATCCACATGGACGTCATGGGACCTCTGCCGCCTTCAGGTcctgcaagatacctcctgacgatcatcgaccgctccaccagATGGTTAAAAGTGACTCCAATGTCCGAAGCTACCACCCATGCTtgcgccgaagctctcctgtcGGGTTGGATCAGCTGCTTCAGTGTTCCCCAAGATATCACGCTGGACCGAGGATCTGCCTTCATGTCAGAGATCTGcctctctctggcaaacctgatgagaccgacactccacagcaccacggcatacaaccctgcagcgaacGGCATGGTTGAGAGAACTCTTGGCACtctcaaggcagccctgatggcgagatgtaTGGACGAACTTTGGAAAGCAAAACTCCCATGGGTCGTCCTTGGTCTTCGCACCGCTCCCCGGGCAGACGACGAACTTTCCCTTGCAGAGAAGGTCTACGGCGAGGCACTTACAGTCCCTGAcgagttcttccctgcaactaccgacgacaCAAAGCTGAATCGTTTTCCCCGTTGTGTTTCCTTCCCCTGGACACACTTCTgcaaattgtaa